The following nucleotide sequence is from Oceanibaculum indicum P24.
CCGCCAGCATGGCAATCGGGGCGGCGAGATACAGGAGATAGAGCGCGGTGACGATCCGCATCTGCGATGCCTCTCTGGCCTCCTGGAAGCCCTGGCACCAGGCCAGGCAGGCTGCCCGTTAACGGTCAATATTCGACCGAAAACTTACATAACAGATGTTTGGTGATCGTTTTATGACACTGCGCTTGCGGGTTTGCGTCAGTGCCGATGGCGGCTCAGCGGTCGATCCGCAGCAGCCGCGCGCAGGCGCGATCCAGCGCCTCCTCCACACTGACGCAGGCGACAGCACCGGGGACCGAGGGGGCATCGCCCAGGGTCAGCACCAGCCGGTCGAAATGCAGCCCATAGGCCATCTCGGACAGGGTGCCATAGCCGCCGCCGACCGCGATCAGCACCTCGGCGGCGCGGGCAATGATGGCGTTGCGGGCCGGGCCGATACCGGTGGCCAGCGGGATGGCGACATAGGGGTTGGCCGCACTCCATTCCTCGTCCGGCACCAGGCCGATAGGCAGGCCGCCAGCTTCCAGGCAGCCCTTGCAGACCGCCTCCATAACGCCATTCTTGCCGCCGCACAGCAGTTGCAGCCCCAGCGTGCCGATGCCCTTGCCCAGCGCCTCCGCAATGACCGCCTCTTCCGGCTTCGCATCGCGCGGGCCGATCACCGCGACCGGGGCGCGGCGCATCAGCCCGGCCTGGGCCAGCCGGGCAACCGCCTCGCACGGGGCGATGGCTGTCGCGTCCGCCGGCTGGTCCGCCGCTTCCGCCGTCCAGCGCAGGGCCCAGGCATCGAAGCGGCCGGCGGTACCGAACAGGGCATTGGCGGACTCGCTGTAGAAGAGGGAAATCGGCACGTCAGTCTCCGGTGGCTGGTTCGCTCGGTTGCGAAGGAATGTAAAATTATGTAAGGAATATTCCAATATATTCCTAATACCCCGGAAACTTTCGACCCAGCTTCCGACAGATCGCCGATAGGGAGATGCCATGCCGCTAACGGGCCAGAGCCTGATCCTGCCTTCCCCGGGAAGTGCTCCGAGCGGCGATGCCGATAGTGTCGGCGGGACCGCCGCACGGCAGAAGGCGATCCTGGAGATCGTCGGGCAGAGCGGCTACGCCACCATCGAGAGCCTGGCCGCGCATTTCGGCGTTTCCGCCCAGACCATCCGGCGGGACATCATCGCGCTGGACGAACAGAAGCTGCTGCAGCGCTTCCGCGGCGGGGCGGGGGCGCGGGAAAACACGGTGCGGCTCGGCTATACCGAGAAGCGCGCGCGCAACCAGGAGGGCAAGGCCGCCATCGGCCGGATTGCCGCGGCGCATATCGGCAATGGCGACAGCCTGTTCCTGGATGTCGGCACGACGGTGGAGGCGGTGGCGCTGGCAATCACCGGCCTGTCCGGCCTGCGCGTGGTGACCACCAGCCTGGCCAGCGCGATGATCCTGGCAGAATGCCCCGAGATCGAAGTGGTGGTGACCGGCGGCACGGTGCGCGGCGCGGATGGCTCGCTGATCGGTGCCACCACCGTCGAGGCCATCCGGCAGTTCCGCTTCGACCATGCTGTGCTGGGTTTCTCCGGCATCGATGATGATGGCGCGCCGATGGATTTCGACCTCGCCAAGATCGCCGTGAAGCGCGCGGCGCTGGAACGGGCGCGGCACTGCATCCTGGTCGGCGATCACAGCAAATTCGCACGGCCTGCCTTGGCCCGCATCTGCGAGCCGGCGGAAGTCGGGCTGCTGATCACCGACCGTCCGGTCGAACCGGCGATGCTGGAGACGCTGCACAAGGCGGGCGTGACGACGGAATTCGCAGCGACATAGGTGCGGCGGAAAACAGCTTCAGCGAGCGCGGATCGATTGCAGCGGAGCCCGCAGCGAATCACCGGCAACATTAGTGACTGGCACCACCCCGCTACGGATCGGGGCGTGTCAGCCCCAGGCTCATCGGCACCTCAGCCGGCTCTCCCCTTACGCTCCCGGATAATCCGGTTGCATCGCTGGAGCAGCCTGCCTGAAGGCCTCGAGTGTGCGGCACTCGGCATCGACCGCCAGAAGACAGGGATAGGGCGACAATTCACAGTTAAGCCGCCGCGCATTGTCCATCTGCGGAACCAGGCAGGCATCCGCGAGGCCCGCCACTGAACAGAGCGGGTAGCCGAATCCGGTAAGCGTGTGCGCAAAATCAGCTCCGGGACAATTGCCTGAAACACAATTGCCCAAACTGGTACCCAGAACGGCCAGGGTCTTATGCATAGGGTATGACCCTCCAATTACCAACCGCTAACCGAACAGCTCCAACGTCAGACCGGCATACCAGCCGGCGGAATCCTCGTAATTTGCGCGGCGTGTCGCGGCATCGTCATCGAGGGTGGAGATATCGCTGACGGTCTGTTCGATCCTGTCCGGTCCCGGTTGGTACTCGCCGCCGACGAAGACGCTGTCATCCGGGCCGATCAGGCTCCAGCAGCGGTTGCGGTAGGCAGCGGCCGGCGCGCCGGCCTCCAGCAGGTCCCGGGCGATCACCGCCGCCACCATCTGCGCCTGGCTGTTGGCGGCGAAAGCCGATTTCGGCATGTCGCCGGCAATCGCCGAATCGCCCAGCACGAACACTGCCGGATCGGCGCGCGACTGCATGGTCCGCGGATCGACCGGGCAATAGAGGCTGGCATCCGTCAGGCCCGCCTCAATGGCGAGGCGGCCGGCGGTCTGGCGCGGGATGACATTGACGAGATCGGCATTCCGGTAGGTCTCGAACCCGGTCTCGACCGTCATGGAGGACGGATCGACGTTGCCGATGCCGGCATGAATGGCCGGCGGCATCCATTCGATCATGCCGGGATAATATTTCTCCCAACCCTGCTGGAACAGCGGCTGCTTGGAGAATCTGTCCTTCGGATCGAGGATCACGATGCGCGCCCGGGTACGCCCGGTCGAGGTCAGCGCATGCGCCATCATCGACACCCGTTCATAGGGGCCAGGCGGACAGCGGTAGGGGTTCGGTGGAGCGATCACAACAATCAGGCCGCCATCTGGCACGGCGTCGATCTGGCGCTTCAGAAGCTCGGTCTGCTGGCCGGCCTTCCAGCCATGTGGCATGCGTTCCTCGGCCTCGCGCGACCAGCCGGGCACCGAGGCATAGTCCAGATCGATCCCCGGCGACAGGACCAGCCGGTCATAGGGCAGAACGGCTCCGCCGGCGAGCGTCACCTGCCGGCGCTCCCAGTCGACGGCGCGTGCCGCATCCCTGGCCAATGTCACGCCGGGCAGTTTCGCAATCGCCGCATAATCGTGGCGCAACGCCTCCATCGGCAGGAACCCGCCAAGAAACAGGTTGGAATAGAAGCAGCTGGTATAGACCGCCTGCGGTTCGACCAGCGTGATGTCGAGCGCACCATTCGCCAGTCCTGCCAATCGCCGCAGGACCGACGCCCCACCTGCGCCGCCACCAACGATCACTACCTTCGGACGCGCCTGTCCGATGACCGGCATGGAGAAGCGACCCGTGGCAGGCAGGCCCGCCGCCCCGGCAAGGAAATGCCGTCGTGTCAGCATGGGACCCTCTCTTATCTGCGGATGGCGGGCGTCTCGATGGCGACACCCTCCGCGCGTTTCGCCAGATACAGCTCCAGAGCCAGATAGTCGGGCGACCCATAATCGAACTGAACGGCCCGCACCCCGTATGAACAGGAGCGCAGACGTCGCTGCAGGGAACCAACCGACTGCCATTCCAGGCGATAGGCCGGATAGCCATTGCCCAGCCCGTGGCTGATCGTGTCGCCGCGCAACGACCGACCGGCATTGTCGTCATGGCACTGCGCGCAGGACAGGTTCAGCTGCCCCTGCCTTCGGTGGAAGAACGCCTCCCCGGCGGCATAGAACGGCGCCGCCGTGCCGCCCGTCTCAACCTGTACCGGCATACCGAGAGACTGGCGGGCCACGAAGGCGGTGAGACCAAGCAACTGGTCCGTCTCATAAGCATAGGGCTCGACCTCCTGATGCCGGGTCCGGCACAGATTGATCCGGCCCTCCAGGTTGAGCAGATCGCCACTCTCCGCATCGACCGCCGGATACCGCGTCGCCACACCCCGCATGCTGGCCGCATCGGCACCATGGCAGGACGCGCAGGCCTTGCCCGCAGCACCTTGCGGAGTGGCCCACAGGCGTGCGCCCTCATCGACCCAGAGCATGCCGGGATTGGCCGCCTCGTCCGCCTGCCGCGCTTTCAGCTCCTCGCTGAGGAAGCTGGTACCGGACGGCAGCGGTTCGGCTTGGACCCCGGCGGAAATGAACAGCGCCGCCAGGATGAGGACGCGGCCTGCGATCATTCCGTGACCGTCAGGCTCTTGCGCACCGTGACCACCTCACCGCGATCATCCTCCCAGGTGAACACCAGCTCGCCGGTGCGGGTGGCCACCGTGCTAAAGGCGATGAAGGGGTTGGCGGCGACGCCCTGGGTCATATCCATGCGGAACACCTCCTCCCCGTCATAGGCGACGGCAAAGCGCCGCACGATGTGCCGGGGGATCGGCTGGCCGCG
It contains:
- a CDS encoding TIGR00725 family protein, translating into MPISLFYSESANALFGTAGRFDAWALRWTAEAADQPADATAIAPCEAVARLAQAGLMRRAPVAVIGPRDAKPEEAVIAEALGKGIGTLGLQLLCGGKNGVMEAVCKGCLEAGGLPIGLVPDEEWSAANPYVAIPLATGIGPARNAIIARAAEVLIAVGGGYGTLSEMAYGLHFDRLVLTLGDAPSVPGAVACVSVEEALDRACARLLRIDR
- a CDS encoding DeoR/GlpR family DNA-binding transcription regulator; translated protein: MPLTGQSLILPSPGSAPSGDADSVGGTAARQKAILEIVGQSGYATIESLAAHFGVSAQTIRRDIIALDEQKLLQRFRGGAGARENTVRLGYTEKRARNQEGKAAIGRIAAAHIGNGDSLFLDVGTTVEAVALAITGLSGLRVVTTSLASAMILAECPEIEVVVTGGTVRGADGSLIGATTVEAIRQFRFDHAVLGFSGIDDDGAPMDFDLAKIAVKRAALERARHCILVGDHSKFARPALARICEPAEVGLLITDRPVEPAMLETLHKAGVTTEFAAT
- a CDS encoding NAD(P)/FAD-dependent oxidoreductase; the protein is MLTRRHFLAGAAGLPATGRFSMPVIGQARPKVVIVGGGAGGASVLRRLAGLANGALDITLVEPQAVYTSCFYSNLFLGGFLPMEALRHDYAAIAKLPGVTLARDAARAVDWERRQVTLAGGAVLPYDRLVLSPGIDLDYASVPGWSREAEERMPHGWKAGQQTELLKRQIDAVPDGGLIVVIAPPNPYRCPPGPYERVSMMAHALTSTGRTRARIVILDPKDRFSKQPLFQQGWEKYYPGMIEWMPPAIHAGIGNVDPSSMTVETGFETYRNADLVNVIPRQTAGRLAIEAGLTDASLYCPVDPRTMQSRADPAVFVLGDSAIAGDMPKSAFAANSQAQMVAAVIARDLLEAGAPAAAYRNRCWSLIGPDDSVFVGGEYQPGPDRIEQTVSDISTLDDDAATRRANYEDSAGWYAGLTLELFG
- the soxA gene encoding sulfur oxidation c-type cytochrome SoxA, yielding MIAGRVLILAALFISAGVQAEPLPSGTSFLSEELKARQADEAANPGMLWVDEGARLWATPQGAAGKACASCHGADAASMRGVATRYPAVDAESGDLLNLEGRINLCRTRHQEVEPYAYETDQLLGLTAFVARQSLGMPVQVETGGTAAPFYAAGEAFFHRRQGQLNLSCAQCHDDNAGRSLRGDTISHGLGNGYPAYRLEWQSVGSLQRRLRSCSYGVRAVQFDYGSPDYLALELYLAKRAEGVAIETPAIRR
- the soxZ gene encoding thiosulfate oxidation carrier complex protein SoxZ encodes the protein MALAQARVSMPAEARRGEILEIKALIRHPMETGYRVDSRGQPIPRHIVRRFAVAYDGEEVFRMDMTQGVAANPFIAFSTVATRTGELVFTWEDDRGEVVTVRKSLTVTE